The genomic stretch CTTCAGGTCGGTCTTCGGGAGTTGCTGAATGCCCTCTTCTCTAATCCTATGGATGACAACTTAATTTGTGCAGTAAAATTACTGAAGTTGACAGGGTCAGTTTTAGAAGATGcctggaaggaaaaggaaagactgACATGGAAGAAATTATTCAGAGAATTGAAAATGTTGTCCTAGATGCAAATTGCAGCAGAGATGtaaaacagatgcttttgaagCTTGTAGAACTCCAGTCAAGTAACTGGGGTAGAGTCCATGCAGCTTCAACATACAGGGAAGCAACACCTGAAAATGATCCTAATTATTTTATGAATGAGCCAACATTTTATACATCTGATGGTGTTCCTTTCACTGCAGCTGATCCAGAttaccaagagaaatatcaagagTTACTTGAAAGAGAAGACTTTTTTCCAGATTATGAAGAAAATGGAACAGATTTATCAGGGGGTGGTGATCCGTACTTGGATGATATTGATGATGAGATGGACCCAGAGATAGAAGAAGCTTATGAAAAGTTTTGTTTGGAATCAGAGCGTAAGCGAAAACAGTAAAGTTAAATTTCAGCGTATC from Cervus elaphus chromosome X, mCerEla1.1, whole genome shotgun sequence encodes the following:
- the LOC122690657 gene encoding LOW QUALITY PROTEIN: polyadenylate-binding protein-interacting protein 1-like (The sequence of the model RefSeq protein was modified relative to this genomic sequence to represent the inferred CDS: inserted 1 base in 1 codon), translated to MAKPQVVVAPVLMSKLSVNAPEFYPSSYSSNYTESYEDGCEDYPTLPEYVQDFLNHLTEQPGSFETEIEQFAETLNGWVTTDDALQELVELIYQQATSIPNFSYMGARLCNYLSHHLTISPQSGNFRQLLLQRCRTEYEVKDQAAKGDEVTRKRFHAFVLFLGELYLNLEIKGTNGQVTRADILQVGLRELLNALFSNPMDDNLICAVKLLKLTGSVLEDAWKXKGKTDMEEIIQRIENVVLDANCSRDVKQMLLKLVELQSSNWGRVHAASTYREATPENDPNYFMNEPTFYTSDGVPFTAADPDYQEKYQELLEREDFFPDYEENGTDLSGGGDPYLDDIDDEMDPEIEEAYEKFCLESERKRKQ